One Nocardia farcinica genomic region harbors:
- a CDS encoding TetR/AcrR family transcriptional regulator: MTTSVGRQYGGRAVAERKAERRLRFLDAATRLFAERGYTDCSLADMCAAAGLSKRQFYEEFETREDVLAAAYDRIQDAAADAVVGALAGVGRGRDPNTADPHTALTAVLTAYLESIGADPFRAKLAFIEVVGVSERMERHRRQRRHAWARLLESAVVPRIVPGGRVRGRSGLAAAALIGAINGLTHEWLLSDPRPPVDDLVALLVPVAVSLIETS; this comes from the coding sequence GTGACGACCTCGGTGGGCAGGCAGTACGGCGGGCGGGCCGTGGCGGAGCGCAAGGCCGAGCGCCGGCTGCGCTTCCTCGACGCCGCCACCCGGCTGTTCGCCGAGCGCGGCTACACCGACTGCTCGCTGGCCGACATGTGCGCCGCCGCTGGACTGTCCAAACGACAGTTCTACGAGGAGTTCGAGACCAGGGAAGACGTGCTCGCGGCCGCCTACGACCGGATCCAGGACGCGGCGGCCGACGCGGTCGTGGGCGCACTGGCCGGGGTCGGCCGGGGTCGTGATCCGAACACCGCAGACCCGCATACCGCGCTCACCGCGGTGCTCACGGCCTACCTCGAGTCGATCGGCGCGGACCCGTTCCGGGCGAAGCTGGCCTTCATCGAGGTGGTCGGCGTCAGCGAGCGGATGGAGCGCCACCGCAGGCAGCGCAGGCACGCCTGGGCCCGGCTGCTGGAATCGGCGGTGGTGCCGAGGATCGTGCCGGGCGGCCGGGTCCGGGGCCGGTCCGGGCTGGCAGCGGCCGCGCTGATCGGCGCCATCAACGGACTCACCCACGAATGGCTGCTGTCGGACCCGCGCCCACCGGTGGACGATCTGGTGGCCCTGCTGGTGCCGGTGGCGGTCTCGCTGATCGAGACGTCCTGA
- a CDS encoding oxidoreductase, which translates to MAWNPTQIPDQTGRTFVITGANGGLGAETTKVLADKGATVVMACRNVAKAQQVADGIPGDVRVAELDLADLASVRAFAERAEEFDVLINNAGLMYIPFSRTADGFETQFGVNHLGHFALTGLLLDKIRDRVVTLASIAHRQTPKLWIDDLNYERRRYYRNLAYAQSKLANLMFARELQRRLAEAGSPKRSYAVHPGVSATELFARTETPLDRIAKPIIRLVGHPPAKAAHSTLFAATMPDADPGTYWGPNRLFQSQGPVEPSPSTRLSKNPELMRRLWAESERMTGVTYPV; encoded by the coding sequence ATGGCGTGGAACCCGACCCAGATCCCGGACCAGACCGGCCGGACGTTCGTGATCACCGGCGCGAACGGCGGCCTCGGCGCCGAGACGACGAAAGTCCTGGCCGACAAAGGCGCGACCGTCGTCATGGCGTGCCGCAACGTCGCCAAGGCGCAGCAGGTCGCCGACGGCATCCCCGGCGATGTGCGCGTCGCCGAACTCGACCTCGCCGACCTCGCCTCGGTGCGCGCGTTCGCCGAGCGGGCCGAGGAGTTCGACGTGCTGATCAACAACGCCGGCCTGATGTACATCCCGTTCTCCCGCACCGCGGACGGCTTCGAGACCCAGTTCGGCGTCAACCATCTCGGGCACTTCGCCCTCACCGGCCTGCTGCTGGACAAGATCCGCGACCGGGTGGTCACCCTGGCGAGCATCGCGCACCGGCAGACGCCCAAGCTGTGGATCGACGACCTCAACTACGAGCGGCGCCGCTACTACCGCAATCTCGCCTACGCGCAGTCCAAGCTGGCCAACCTGATGTTCGCCCGGGAGTTGCAGCGCCGCCTCGCCGAGGCGGGCTCACCGAAGCGCTCCTACGCGGTGCACCCGGGCGTCTCGGCCACCGAACTGTTCGCCCGCACCGAGACCCCGCTCGACCGCATCGCCAAGCCGATCATCCGGCTCGTCGGGCATCCGCCCGCCAAGGCCGCGCATTCGACACTGTTCGCCGCGACCATGCCCGACGCCGACCCCGGCACCTACTGGGGCCCGAACCGGCTGTTCCAGAGCCAGGGCCCGGTGGAGCCCTCGCCCTCGACGCGGCTGTCGAAGAACCCGGAACTGATGCGCAGGCTCTGGGCCGAGTCCGAGCGGATGACCGGGGTCACCTACCCCGTCTGA
- a CDS encoding transcriptional regulator, giving the protein MVDVSASPRRPAGKDRAYNRPALIALVLVAAVICLALGWWQWERFESASGTGQNLGYALQWPLFAAFVVFAYFRFVRLESESTEGPAPAEPAATRRPRKDRPREIPAGILPERPTAARAADPVLAEYNRYLAELHAADVEEQVRAARLDLGKTERSAG; this is encoded by the coding sequence GTGGTAGACGTGTCCGCTTCACCGCGTCGCCCGGCCGGCAAGGACCGGGCGTACAACCGCCCGGCCCTGATCGCGCTCGTGCTGGTGGCCGCCGTGATCTGCCTGGCCCTGGGCTGGTGGCAGTGGGAGCGGTTCGAATCGGCCAGCGGCACCGGCCAGAACCTCGGCTACGCCTTGCAGTGGCCGCTGTTCGCCGCGTTCGTGGTCTTCGCCTACTTCCGGTTCGTGCGGCTGGAGAGCGAGTCGACGGAGGGACCGGCCCCCGCCGAACCCGCCGCCACCCGCCGGCCGCGCAAGGACCGGCCGCGCGAGATTCCCGCGGGCATCCTGCCCGAGCGGCCCACCGCCGCCCGCGCCGCGGATCCGGTGCTCGCCGAGTACAACCGCTACCTGGCCGAACTGCACGCCGCCGATGTCGAGGAGCAGGTCCGCGCGGCCCGGCTCGACCTCGGCAAGACCGAGAGGAGCGCTGGGTGA
- a CDS encoding DUF3817 domain-containing protein — protein sequence MDPARRAKIKSALLRYRVLAWFTGLWLLLLTGEMIAKYGFDADPPSWIAIVHGWVYFVYLILTADLALKVRWPLGRTVGTLLAGTIPLLSFFVEHANAKQVKRDFGV from the coding sequence GTGGACCCCGCCCGGCGGGCCAAGATCAAGAGCGCGCTGCTGCGCTACCGGGTGCTCGCCTGGTTCACCGGTCTGTGGCTGCTGCTACTCACCGGCGAGATGATCGCCAAGTACGGATTCGACGCCGACCCGCCGAGCTGGATCGCGATCGTGCACGGCTGGGTCTACTTCGTCTACCTGATCCTCACCGCCGACCTGGCGCTGAAGGTGCGCTGGCCGCTGGGCCGCACCGTGGGCACCCTGCTCGCCGGCACCATTCCGCTGCTGTCGTTCTTCGTCGAACACGCCAACGCCAAACAGGTCAAGCGCGACTTCGGCGTCTGA
- the rdgB gene encoding RdgB/HAM1 family non-canonical purine NTP pyrophosphatase yields MARVLVASRNAKKLAELRRILDDAGVAGVQIVGLDDVPPYDEAPETGATFEENALAKARDGAAATGLPCVADDSGLAVDALNGMPGVLSARWSGTHGDDAANNALLLAQLRDVPDERRGARFVSACALVVPGGTETVVRGEWPGTIGRKPVGEGGFGYDPLFVPDGGDVTAAQLTPAAKDAASHRGRALRHLLPALAALADRTD; encoded by the coding sequence ATGGCGCGCGTCCTGGTCGCCAGCCGTAACGCCAAGAAGCTGGCCGAGTTGCGCCGCATCCTCGACGATGCCGGGGTGGCGGGGGTGCAGATCGTCGGACTCGACGACGTGCCGCCCTACGACGAGGCGCCCGAGACCGGCGCCACCTTCGAGGAGAACGCGCTCGCCAAGGCGCGCGACGGCGCCGCCGCGACCGGATTGCCCTGTGTCGCCGACGATTCCGGCCTCGCCGTGGACGCGCTCAACGGGATGCCCGGCGTGTTGTCGGCGCGCTGGTCGGGCACCCACGGCGACGACGCGGCCAACAACGCGCTGTTGCTCGCCCAGTTGCGCGACGTGCCCGACGAGCGCCGCGGCGCGCGCTTCGTCTCCGCGTGCGCGCTGGTGGTGCCCGGCGGTACCGAGACCGTGGTGCGCGGCGAATGGCCCGGGACGATCGGCCGGAAACCCGTGGGGGAGGGCGGTTTCGGGTACGACCCGCTGTTCGTGCCGGACGGCGGCGACGTCACCGCCGCCCAGCTGACACCCGCGGCCAAGGACGCGGCCTCGCACCGCGGCCGCGCCCTGCGCCACCTGCTTCCGGCCCTGGCCGCCCTCGCCGACCGAACGGACTGA
- the rph gene encoding ribonuclease PH: MSRRADGRADDELREVRITRGFTTHPAGSVLVEFGQTRVMCTASVTEGVPAWRRDSGLGWLTAEYAMLPAATHTRTGRESVKGRVGGRTQEISRLVGRSLRACIDLAAIGENTIAIDCDVLQADGGTRTAAITGAYVALADAVTWLGAAGALADPQPISCAIAAVSVGVVDGRVRLDLPYEEDSRAEVDMNVVATDTGTLVEIQGTGEGATFPRSTLDKLLDAALAGCEQLFAVQKEALALPYPGVLPEPAEPAKRK; encoded by the coding sequence GTGTCGAGACGAGCCGATGGCAGGGCGGACGATGAGCTCCGCGAGGTAAGGATCACCCGTGGATTCACCACGCATCCAGCCGGTTCCGTGCTGGTCGAATTCGGGCAGACCCGGGTGATGTGCACCGCCAGCGTGACCGAAGGGGTGCCCGCCTGGCGGCGCGACTCCGGGCTGGGCTGGCTCACCGCCGAATACGCGATGTTGCCCGCGGCCACCCACACCCGCACCGGCCGTGAGTCGGTCAAGGGGCGCGTGGGCGGGCGCACCCAGGAGATCAGCAGGCTGGTCGGGCGCTCGTTGCGGGCCTGCATCGACCTGGCCGCGATCGGGGAGAACACCATCGCCATCGACTGCGATGTGCTGCAGGCCGACGGTGGCACCAGGACCGCCGCCATCACCGGTGCCTACGTGGCACTCGCCGACGCGGTCACCTGGCTGGGCGCGGCGGGGGCGCTGGCCGATCCACAGCCGATCTCGTGCGCCATCGCCGCGGTGAGCGTCGGCGTGGTGGACGGCCGGGTGCGGCTGGACCTGCCGTACGAGGAGGACTCGCGCGCCGAGGTCGACATGAACGTGGTCGCCACCGACACCGGCACCCTGGTCGAGATCCAGGGCACCGGCGAGGGCGCCACCTTCCCGCGGTCGACGCTGGACAAGCTGCTCGATGCCGCGCTGGCCGGCTGCGAGCAGTTGTTCGCGGTGCAGAAGGAGGCGCTGGCGCTGCCGTATCCGGGTGTGCTGCCCGAGCCCGCCGAACCGGCGAAACGGAAGTGA
- a CDS encoding cyclic nucleotide-degrading phosphodiesterase: protein MRLTVLGCSGSVSGPDSPASGYLLTGPDMTPVVIDFGPGVLGALQRYADPGEVDIFLTHLHADHCLDLPGLLVWRRYHPTPPVGRAIVRGPSDSALRIGNASAEVGGECDDWSDVIDLRPWQEGETVEFGPGHTIAARRMFHPPESYGLRITTNAGRTFVYTGDTAMCDAVQELAQGADVLMAEASWTHDPANRPPGIHLSGTEAGRIAARAGVGELLLTHIPPWTSREDVIAEAKAEFTGPVHAVAPGEVFDL, encoded by the coding sequence ATGCGCCTTACCGTCCTCGGGTGCTCGGGCAGTGTGTCCGGCCCGGACTCCCCAGCGTCGGGATACCTGCTCACCGGCCCGGACATGACACCGGTGGTCATCGACTTCGGTCCCGGGGTGCTCGGCGCGCTGCAGCGCTACGCCGATCCCGGTGAGGTCGACATCTTCCTCACCCACCTGCACGCCGATCACTGCCTCGATCTGCCCGGCCTGCTGGTGTGGCGGCGCTACCACCCGACCCCGCCGGTCGGGCGCGCGATCGTGCGCGGCCCCTCCGATTCGGCGCTGCGCATCGGCAACGCTTCGGCCGAGGTCGGCGGCGAATGCGACGACTGGTCCGACGTGATCGATCTGCGGCCCTGGCAGGAGGGCGAGACCGTCGAGTTCGGCCCCGGCCACACCATCGCCGCGCGCCGGATGTTCCACCCGCCGGAGTCCTACGGTCTGCGGATCACCACCAACGCCGGGCGCACCTTCGTCTACACCGGCGACACCGCCATGTGCGATGCGGTGCAGGAGCTGGCCCAGGGCGCCGACGTGCTGATGGCCGAGGCGTCCTGGACCCACGACCCGGCCAACCGGCCGCCCGGCATCCACCTGTCCGGCACCGAGGCGGGCCGCATCGCCGCCCGCGCCGGGGTCGGGGAGCTGCTGCTCACCCACATTCCGCCGTGGACCTCCCGGGAGGACGTGATCGCCGAGGCCAAGGCCGAGTTCACCGGCCCGGTGCACGCCGTCGCGCCCGGCGAGGTCTTCGATCTCTGA
- a CDS encoding rhomboid family intramembrane serine protease codes for MGASFDPERIAALRARADGATTTTPSRSGRFAGVRQLWARAAVLIAGFVALLYGIEGVDSLDGKAQLDDAGIHPRELDGLWGILWAPVLHHGWDHLLANTLPVLVLGFLVLIAGILRGLAATAIIWVVAGLGTWLTGGSGTVHLGASALVFGWLTFLILRGWFARNLGQIVLGLVVLACYGSLLWGVLPGPDRISWQGHLFGAVGGVVAARTLAGRRRGAQAGPPAAARV; via the coding sequence ATGGGTGCGTCGTTCGATCCGGAACGCATCGCGGCACTGCGCGCGCGGGCGGACGGCGCGACGACCACCACGCCGTCGCGGTCGGGCCGGTTCGCGGGGGTGCGGCAGCTGTGGGCGCGGGCCGCGGTCCTGATCGCGGGGTTCGTCGCGCTGCTCTACGGCATCGAGGGCGTCGACAGTCTCGACGGCAAGGCCCAACTCGACGACGCCGGCATCCACCCCCGTGAGCTGGACGGCCTGTGGGGCATCCTGTGGGCGCCGGTGCTGCACCACGGCTGGGATCACCTGCTCGCCAACACGCTGCCGGTGCTGGTCCTCGGGTTTCTCGTGCTGATCGCGGGCATCCTGCGCGGGCTGGCGGCGACCGCGATCATCTGGGTGGTCGCCGGGCTGGGCACCTGGCTGACCGGTGGGAGCGGCACCGTGCACCTCGGCGCGTCCGCACTGGTGTTCGGCTGGCTCACCTTCCTGATCCTGCGCGGGTGGTTCGCCCGCAATCTCGGCCAGATCGTGCTGGGTCTGGTGGTGCTGGCCTGTTACGGCTCCCTGCTGTGGGGCGTGCTGCCCGGCCCCGACCGGATCTCTTGGCAGGGACATCTTTTCGGGGCGGTCGGCGGCGTGGTCGCGGCCAGGACGCTGGCCGGGCGCCGCCGCGGGGCCCAGGCCGGGCCACCGGCCGCCGCGCGGGTGTAA
- a CDS encoding YciI family protein: MRYVLFYESADDVMPLAMQHFPAHQAHWQPFAEAGTLLGIGTFGDPQTEGSMAIFRTREAAEEFARADPFVLNGVVKNWVVRAWDDAMST; encoded by the coding sequence ATGCGCTACGTCCTGTTCTACGAGTCGGCCGACGACGTGATGCCGCTGGCCATGCAACACTTCCCCGCCCACCAGGCCCACTGGCAGCCCTTCGCCGAGGCGGGCACGCTGCTCGGGATCGGCACCTTCGGCGATCCGCAGACCGAGGGATCGATGGCGATCTTCCGCACCAGGGAGGCGGCGGAGGAATTCGCGCGTGCGGACCCGTTCGTGCTGAACGGCGTGGTGAAGAACTGGGTGGTGCGCGCCTGGGACGACGCCATGAGCACGTGA
- a CDS encoding PLP-dependent cysteine synthase family protein yields the protein MARYESLIATLGDTPLVGLRTLSPKWDGDDHVRLWAKLEDRNPTGSVKDRPALRMIEQAEAEGRLRPGCTILEPTSGNTGISLAMAAKLKGYQLVCVMPENTSVERRQLLTMYGARIIDSPAAGGSNQAVALAKQIAAENPDWVMLYQYGNPANAQAHYDTTGPELLADLPEITHFVAGLGTTGTLMGTGRFLREQVPGIEIVAAEPRYGELVYGLRNIDEGFIPELYDETVLTTRYSVGPYDAVKRTRELVGEEGIFAGISTGAILHAALGIGRKALQAGRRADIAFIVADGGWKYLSTGAYDGTLEDAESRLEGQLWA from the coding sequence GTGGCACGCTACGAATCGCTGATCGCCACCCTCGGTGACACGCCGCTGGTCGGCCTGCGCACCCTGTCGCCGAAATGGGACGGCGACGACCACGTGCGGCTGTGGGCGAAGCTGGAGGACCGCAATCCCACCGGGTCGGTCAAGGACCGGCCCGCGCTGCGGATGATCGAGCAGGCCGAGGCCGAGGGGCGGCTGCGCCCCGGCTGCACCATCCTCGAGCCGACCAGCGGCAACACCGGTATCTCGCTGGCGATGGCGGCCAAGCTCAAGGGTTATCAGCTGGTCTGCGTGATGCCGGAGAACACCTCCGTGGAACGCCGTCAGCTGCTCACCATGTACGGCGCGCGCATCATCGATTCGCCGGCGGCGGGCGGTTCCAACCAGGCCGTCGCGCTGGCCAAGCAGATCGCCGCGGAGAACCCGGACTGGGTGATGCTGTACCAGTACGGCAACCCCGCCAACGCGCAGGCGCACTACGACACCACCGGACCCGAACTGCTCGCCGACCTGCCCGAGATCACCCACTTCGTGGCCGGGCTCGGCACCACCGGCACGCTGATGGGCACCGGCCGCTTCCTGCGGGAGCAGGTGCCCGGCATCGAGATCGTCGCGGCCGAGCCCCGCTACGGCGAGCTGGTGTACGGGCTGCGCAACATCGATGAGGGCTTCATCCCCGAGCTCTACGACGAGACCGTGCTCACCACCCGCTACTCGGTGGGGCCCTACGACGCGGTCAAGCGCACCCGCGAGCTGGTCGGTGAGGAGGGCATCTTCGCCGGGATCTCCACCGGTGCGATCCTGCACGCCGCGCTCGGCATCGGCCGCAAGGCGCTGCAGGCGGGCAGGCGCGCCGACATCGCGTTCATCGTCGCCGACGGCGGCTGGAAGTATTTGTCCACCGGCGCCTACGACGGCACGCTGGAGGACGCCGAGAGCAGGCTGGAAGGCCAGCTCTGGGCCTGA
- a CDS encoding MoaD/ThiS family protein yields the protein MSVTVSIPTIMRGLTGGEKRVQAEGATLSALIENLDANHPGLAERLLKDGKLNRFVNIYVDDEDVRFAGGLAAEVPEGASVTILPAVAGGAPDLR from the coding sequence ATGTCGGTAACCGTGTCCATCCCGACCATCATGCGCGGCCTCACCGGCGGCGAGAAGCGCGTCCAGGCCGAGGGCGCGACGCTGTCGGCGCTCATCGAGAACCTCGACGCCAACCACCCCGGCTTGGCCGAGCGGCTGCTCAAGGACGGCAAGCTCAACCGCTTCGTCAACATCTATGTCGACGACGAGGACGTCCGCTTCGCCGGCGGGCTCGCCGCCGAGGTGCCCGAGGGCGCCAGCGTGACCATCCTGCCCGCGGTGGCGGGCGGCGCCCCGGATCTGCGCTGA
- a CDS encoding Mov34/MPN/PAD-1 family protein: MLVIKSDLVAAMVAHARADHPDEACGVIAGPEGSDRPERFIAMTNAERSPTFYRFDSGEQLKVWREMDAADEEPVVIYHSHTATEAYPSRTDISYASEPNAHYVLISTRDPEQHELRSYRIRDGVVTEEPVRVVDDYDTVTDDHDTVTPGA; this comes from the coding sequence GTGCTGGTGATCAAGTCCGATCTGGTGGCGGCGATGGTCGCCCACGCCCGCGCCGATCACCCCGACGAAGCCTGCGGCGTCATCGCCGGGCCCGAGGGCTCCGACCGCCCCGAGCGCTTCATCGCGATGACCAACGCCGAGCGGTCGCCCACCTTCTACCGGTTCGATTCCGGGGAGCAGCTGAAGGTGTGGCGCGAGATGGACGCCGCCGACGAGGAGCCGGTGGTCATCTATCACTCGCACACCGCCACCGAGGCCTACCCCAGCCGCACCGACATCTCCTACGCGTCCGAGCCGAACGCGCACTACGTGCTGATCTCCACCCGCGATCCGGAGCAGCACGAGCTGCGCAGCTACCGGATCCGCGACGGCGTGGTCACCGAGGAGCCGGTCCGCGTCGTCGACGATTACGACACCGTCACCGACGACCACGACACCGTCACGCCCGGCGCCTGA
- a CDS encoding P1 family peptidase, which produces MTAVPGPRDALTDVAGLLVGHHHVLDADASLGAGAATGCTVVRAPGGVTAAVDVRGGGPGTRETDLLDPANTVRQVHALLLTGGSAYGLAAADGVMRWLEEHGEGIPMDPAEPARVVPIVPGAVIFDLPVGAWDIRPTAEFGLLAAQAAGTEFARGSVGAGTGARAGSIKGGVGTASVVLGDGPAAGVTVAALVVANPVGSVFDPRTGLPWGVGTNGPERFGLRPPTPEQLAAANALPVKGTVLNTTIGVVATDAALDPAGCRRMATTAHDGLARAIRPAHSPLDGDTLFGVATGAVQPPGFPLPSAFPAELLVLDAVCTAAAVCVERAVVDAVLTATTVAGVPAYRDLFPS; this is translated from the coding sequence ATGACGGCGGTTCCCGGTCCGCGCGACGCGCTCACCGACGTGGCCGGGCTGCTGGTCGGCCACCACCACGTCCTCGACGCCGACGCCTCGCTCGGTGCGGGTGCGGCCACCGGCTGCACCGTGGTGCGGGCGCCGGGCGGGGTCACCGCCGCGGTCGACGTGCGCGGTGGCGGGCCGGGCACGCGGGAGACCGATCTGCTCGATCCGGCCAATACGGTGCGCCAGGTGCACGCGCTGCTGCTCACCGGCGGCAGCGCCTATGGTCTGGCCGCCGCCGACGGGGTGATGCGCTGGCTGGAGGAACACGGCGAAGGCATCCCGATGGACCCGGCCGAGCCCGCCCGGGTGGTGCCGATCGTGCCCGGCGCGGTGATCTTCGACCTGCCCGTCGGCGCCTGGGACATCCGCCCCACCGCGGAGTTCGGCCTGCTGGCCGCGCAAGCCGCGGGCACGGAGTTCGCGCGCGGCTCGGTCGGCGCGGGCACCGGCGCTCGCGCGGGCTCGATCAAGGGCGGTGTCGGCACCGCCAGCGTGGTGCTCGGCGACGGGCCCGCCGCGGGTGTCACGGTGGCCGCGCTCGTCGTGGCCAACCCGGTCGGTTCGGTGTTCGATCCGCGCACCGGGCTGCCGTGGGGGGTGGGCACCAACGGTCCCGAGCGATTCGGTCTGCGGCCGCCGACACCCGAACAGCTCGCCGCCGCCAACGCCTTGCCCGTCAAGGGCACCGTTCTCAACACCACCATCGGGGTGGTGGCCACCGACGCCGCGCTCGATCCGGCGGGCTGTCGCCGCATGGCGACCACCGCGCACGACGGGCTCGCCCGCGCGATCCGGCCCGCGCACTCCCCGCTCGACGGCGACACCCTGTTCGGCGTCGCCACCGGCGCGGTGCAGCCGCCCGGCTTCCCGCTGCCCTCGGCGTTTCCGGCCGAACTGCTGGTGCTCGACGCGGTCTGCACGGCCGCCGCGGTCTGTGTGGAACGGGCGGTGGTCGACGCCGTGCTCACCGCCACCACGGTGGCGGGCGTGCCCGCCTACCGCGACCTCTTCCCCTCCTGA
- the aosR gene encoding oxidative stress transcriptional regulator AosR encodes MRKWTRKNSLGGLKLRAEMDAHEAEVLRSLVGAVSGLLAERAQSAPEDELSALTGLRTGNTAPPDDPRLARLLPDFHRSEPGSPDADRAGLNSALRALHEPEIIDAKLAAGSVVLDTVPARGGKIVLTPEQADAWLSALTDVRLALGTVLGIDAETPDQLDPDDPRAPHLDVYHWLTWMQDSLLQALAP; translated from the coding sequence GTGCGTAAGTGGACCAGGAAGAACTCGCTGGGCGGCCTGAAGCTGCGCGCCGAGATGGACGCGCACGAGGCCGAGGTGCTGCGCTCGCTGGTGGGCGCGGTCTCGGGACTGCTGGCCGAACGGGCCCAGTCCGCGCCCGAGGACGAACTGAGCGCGCTCACCGGCCTGCGCACCGGCAACACCGCGCCGCCGGACGATCCGCGACTGGCGCGGCTGCTGCCCGACTTCCATCGCAGCGAGCCCGGTTCCCCCGACGCCGACCGGGCCGGACTCAACAGCGCCCTGCGCGCGCTGCACGAACCGGAGATCATCGACGCCAAGCTGGCCGCGGGTTCGGTCGTGCTCGACACCGTGCCCGCCCGCGGCGGCAAGATCGTGCTCACCCCCGAGCAGGCCGACGCCTGGCTGAGCGCGCTCACCGACGTGCGGCTGGCGCTGGGCACCGTGCTCGGCATCGACGCCGAGACGCCCGACCAGCTCGATCCGGACGATCCGCGGGCGCCGCACCTGGACGTCTACCACTGGCTCACCTGGATGCAGGACAGCCTGCTGCAAGCACTCGCGCCCTAG
- the clpS gene encoding ATP-dependent Clp protease adapter ClpS — MGLCNTNLTLSAAQATPEAVEYTEILEAEDRPWVTVVWDDPVNLMHYVTYIFQKLFGYSKAKATELMLQVHNEGKAVVSSGSRDKMEHDVRRLHAAGLWATMQRDD, encoded by the coding sequence ATGGGCTTGTGCAATACGAACCTGACACTGTCGGCGGCACAGGCGACTCCGGAAGCGGTGGAATACACCGAGATCCTGGAGGCGGAGGACCGTCCGTGGGTGACTGTCGTGTGGGACGACCCGGTCAACCTGATGCACTACGTGACGTACATCTTCCAGAAGCTTTTCGGCTACAGCAAAGCCAAGGCGACCGAGTTGATGCTGCAGGTGCACAACGAAGGCAAAGCCGTTGTCTCGTCCGGATCGCGCGACAAGATGGAGCACGACGTCCGCCGACTGCACGCCGCCGGCCTCTGGGCCACCATGCAGCGAGACGACTGA